The Pedobacter cryoconitis genome includes a window with the following:
- a CDS encoding TonB-dependent receptor, with amino-acid sequence MQIKKIFLTGILCALIFFVQAQSGKNGTIKGTIYNDQSEAIPGAIIKLSPLNKTAVSDGKGEFHFSGLAAGTYQLKIHSLGHAKEEKSLTVVAQGETVISFRLKQDVREIDEVAILGFSKNQKTNRQAYNVISIDAKTLHNTTMDLGQVMNRVSGARVRESGGVGSNMTFSLNGFSGNQVKFFLDGMPMENFGSSFQLNNIPVNFADRIEVYKGVVPVWLGGDALGGAVNIVTNTDPRTYVDASYSYGSFNTHKSSVNAGYTAKSGFTAQLSAFQNYSDNNYWVTGGVTDSITGVNTPTRVRRFHDRYHNETVVANIGVSGKKYADQLLVGITLGQNKADIQVGNRMEDVFGGRWKSGNTIQPTLKYVKKDLFVKGLDLRVNGNFNFGEERNVDTVPRKFTWDGSSVPRNRNDPKAIGGEGDLADFKFKNNNGLANAGLNYAINDRHSLSLNDQFSTFNRKGVNRFDPDNRQDKQPQISRKNILGLGYRLNLNEKLNFTAFIKQYNQHITSNNVVRDFDNSTKVTTYTILSRSSDLSKQGYGFAGSYFLTENLQLKASYEKAYRLPDNDEFFGNVYLTVANLELKPERSDNINIGATYTTEIDKTHFFQIQANYIFRNANDYIRANVLPGASNGRYLSKFSNEGKVTNRGIDAELRYAYKQLFTLNTNFTYQNLRNDNEFDRLISGELSKTRSVIYRDRIPNTPYLFGNANGSFYFNNVLKKGNQLTLGYNVLFVNKFYLYWPGQGSKETKMVVPTQWAHDVNMIYAMGGGKYNIAVECLNLTDAELFDNYALQKPSRAFNIKLRYYFSKKRGL; translated from the coding sequence ATGCAAATTAAGAAAATTTTTCTGACGGGTATTTTGTGCGCCCTGATTTTTTTTGTTCAGGCTCAGAGTGGCAAGAACGGCACGATTAAAGGAACTATATATAATGACCAGTCGGAAGCCATTCCGGGCGCAATTATCAAATTATCACCCTTAAATAAAACGGCAGTCAGTGATGGAAAGGGAGAATTCCATTTTTCTGGATTAGCTGCGGGTACTTATCAGCTGAAAATTCATTCACTGGGGCATGCTAAAGAAGAGAAGAGCTTGACGGTTGTCGCACAAGGAGAGACTGTTATTAGTTTCAGACTTAAGCAGGATGTAAGAGAGATTGATGAAGTTGCTATTCTTGGCTTCAGCAAAAATCAAAAAACGAACAGGCAGGCTTATAATGTAATCTCTATAGACGCAAAGACGCTTCACAATACAACAATGGACCTTGGACAGGTAATGAACAGGGTTTCTGGTGCCCGGGTCCGTGAATCTGGTGGAGTAGGATCAAATATGACTTTTAGCCTGAATGGATTTTCTGGTAACCAGGTGAAGTTCTTTCTGGATGGTATGCCGATGGAGAATTTTGGATCTTCTTTCCAGCTGAATAATATCCCGGTGAATTTTGCTGACAGGATTGAAGTCTATAAAGGAGTTGTTCCGGTATGGCTTGGTGGAGATGCTTTGGGTGGTGCGGTAAATATTGTGACCAACACAGATCCCAGAACTTATGTAGATGCTTCTTATTCTTATGGTTCTTTTAATACGCATAAAAGTTCGGTCAATGCTGGTTATACAGCTAAATCTGGTTTTACGGCACAATTAAGTGCTTTCCAGAACTACTCTGATAATAATTACTGGGTAACCGGAGGGGTGACAGATAGTATCACCGGAGTAAATACGCCGACAAGAGTACGCAGGTTTCATGATCGGTATCACAATGAAACTGTAGTCGCAAATATTGGTGTATCCGGTAAAAAATATGCTGATCAGTTATTGGTAGGGATTACTTTGGGACAAAACAAAGCAGATATACAGGTCGGAAACCGGATGGAAGACGTATTTGGTGGAAGATGGAAATCCGGAAATACAATACAGCCTACTTTAAAATATGTGAAGAAGGATTTATTTGTTAAAGGACTGGATTTAAGGGTGAATGGAAATTTTAATTTTGGAGAGGAGCGTAATGTGGATACGGTTCCCCGAAAATTTACCTGGGATGGATCTTCTGTACCCAGAAACCGAAACGATCCTAAGGCTATTGGTGGAGAAGGTGATCTGGCAGACTTTAAGTTTAAAAACAACAATGGTCTGGCTAATGCAGGATTGAATTATGCCATAAATGACCGTCATTCTTTGTCTCTTAATGACCAGTTTTCGACTTTTAACAGAAAAGGAGTGAACCGTTTTGATCCGGATAACCGGCAGGACAAGCAGCCTCAGATTTCCAGGAAGAATATCTTAGGTTTAGGTTATCGCTTAAATCTTAATGAAAAACTGAATTTTACTGCCTTTATCAAACAGTACAATCAACATATTACGAGTAATAACGTAGTCAGGGATTTTGATAATTCTACTAAAGTAACTACTTATACTATCCTCTCGCGAAGCTCGGATTTATCTAAGCAAGGGTACGGGTTTGCGGGATCTTATTTCTTAACAGAAAATCTTCAGCTAAAGGCTTCATACGAAAAAGCTTACCGTCTGCCTGATAATGATGAGTTTTTTGGTAATGTATATCTGACAGTTGCAAATCTGGAACTGAAGCCCGAGCGTAGTGATAATATTAATATTGGGGCGACTTATACTACAGAAATAGATAAAACACATTTCTTTCAAATTCAGGCTAATTATATTTTCCGTAATGCGAATGATTATATCCGGGCTAATGTATTGCCTGGCGCAAGTAATGGCAGATATTTAAGCAAGTTTAGCAATGAGGGTAAAGTTACCAATCGTGGTATAGATGCAGAGTTGCGCTATGCTTATAAGCAGTTGTTCACGTTGAATACTAATTTCACTTATCAGAATTTAAGAAACGACAATGAATTCGACAGACTGATTTCAGGTGAACTCTCGAAAACCAGAAGTGTCATTTACAGAGACCGTATTCCTAATACCCCCTACCTTTTTGGAAATGCAAATGGCAGCTTTTATTTCAATAATGTCCTGAAAAAAGGTAACCAGCTTACTTTGGGCTATAACGTATTATTTGTCAATAAATTTTACCTGTACTGGCCCGGACAGGGCTCTAAGGAGACTAAAATGGTTGTACCAACCCAGTGGGCACACGATGTCAATATGATCTATGCAATGGGAGGTGGAAAATATAATATCGCAGTAGAGTGTCTGAATTTAACTGATGCTGAGCTGTTTGATAATTATGCATTACAAAAGCCCAGCCGCGCTTTTAACATCAAACTCCGCTATTATTTTTCTAAAAAAAGAGGCCTCTGA
- a CDS encoding outer membrane beta-barrel family protein, producing MKIILTLFSFFLFAQLHAQTHQVRGHLTDEHQKPVSYAGIFLMSAADSTKVKAVVSDSTGYFNLSNVPKGKYFVKISFIGYQHYMSEPLELNGTALVSNLGRIRLVAEQLALNTIEIKANKATIVQQLDRMIMNVENSVMAEGGTTLELLNKAPGVTMSESGELSLKGRPGTMVMINGKPTYLSGNQLANLLRGTASNTISRIEIMASPSSKYDAAGNGGIVNIILKKQTKAGLNGTVSANGGAGRSARFGGGTSLNYRTEKVSFFGNYNYFYQDLKGSDEVKRDFYQDGMGAGKTPYSSSVQRMDEKAKLRSHNFQAGMDLFLNEKNTLGFMVNGGVGKYPSVQPTRNRLYNNETGDVIWDAHTNTTGKERWTDMLYNINYKHLFNAKGHELTADLDYVSHFSKMDQQLDTRFMGTQNMFLPALKSRIGDLPSDNDIYVGKIDYVLPAGKLGKLEAGWKGSVVRMMNKLKYDTLQNGVYVPDYSTSNDFIYKEQIQAGYVNLKKDIGKFSIQAGLRGEYTYTQGHQLTTDSLVKRSYFKLFPSVFLTQEINEKNRVQLSYSKRIERPSYWDMNPFRVYMDPFSYEEGNPYLSPSIVNAFELSYGFRSRYYTTLTYNSSTDVISSLVGGDSNLAFQRPENLATFKNYGISFTASVDFTKWWSGTQFANLFRNDFSIAAPQGEQRIQGTSFTFDSQNTFKLGNGWKAELSGMYKSKVVSGVFTTKSYYMVSAGGQKDILKDRGTLKLLVNDIFQSRQIKQAATYGNISTYSHSRPDSRAVVLSFSYRFGGDGTGGKQRSTASEDLKGRLK from the coding sequence ATGAAAATAATCCTGACTTTATTCAGTTTCTTCTTGTTTGCTCAATTACATGCGCAGACGCATCAGGTGAGAGGTCATTTAACGGACGAACATCAAAAACCGGTAAGTTATGCTGGGATTTTTTTAATGAGTGCAGCGGATTCTACGAAAGTTAAAGCTGTAGTGAGTGATTCAACTGGTTATTTTAATCTTTCCAATGTGCCAAAGGGCAAATATTTTGTTAAAATCAGCTTTATTGGTTACCAGCATTATATGAGTGAACCTTTGGAGCTAAATGGTACCGCACTGGTTTCTAATCTTGGGCGTATCCGGCTGGTTGCCGAACAGCTGGCTTTAAATACAATAGAAATTAAAGCGAATAAAGCGACAATTGTACAACAGCTTGACCGGATGATCATGAATGTAGAAAATAGTGTCATGGCCGAAGGAGGAACAACTTTAGAGTTGTTGAATAAAGCTCCGGGTGTAACCATGAGCGAAAGCGGAGAGCTTAGTTTAAAAGGCAGGCCAGGCACTATGGTGATGATTAACGGCAAGCCGACTTACCTTTCAGGAAATCAACTGGCAAATTTACTGAGAGGAACTGCTTCGAACACGATCTCCAGAATTGAAATTATGGCAAGCCCGTCTTCTAAATATGATGCTGCGGGTAATGGTGGCATCGTTAATATTATTTTAAAGAAACAAACAAAGGCAGGTTTAAATGGGACTGTCTCTGCGAATGGTGGTGCCGGAAGATCGGCCCGGTTTGGTGGAGGGACAAGCCTGAATTACCGGACAGAAAAGGTGAGCTTTTTTGGGAATTATAATTATTTCTACCAGGATTTAAAAGGGTCTGATGAGGTGAAAAGAGACTTTTACCAGGATGGAATGGGGGCAGGAAAAACTCCGTATAGCAGCTCGGTTCAGCGAATGGATGAAAAAGCGAAACTACGTTCGCATAACTTCCAGGCAGGAATGGATCTGTTTTTGAATGAGAAAAATACTTTGGGTTTCATGGTAAATGGAGGGGTTGGTAAATATCCATCTGTCCAGCCTACCAGGAACCGGTTATACAATAATGAAACAGGCGATGTAATATGGGATGCACATACGAATACTACAGGTAAGGAAAGATGGACTGACATGCTTTATAATATTAATTATAAGCACCTTTTCAATGCTAAAGGACATGAATTAACGGCAGATCTGGATTATGTTTCTCACTTTTCTAAAATGGATCAGCAGTTGGATACGAGGTTCATGGGGACGCAGAATATGTTTCTGCCTGCATTAAAATCCAGAATTGGTGATCTTCCTTCTGATAATGACATTTATGTAGGGAAAATTGATTATGTACTGCCTGCGGGTAAATTGGGAAAACTGGAAGCTGGCTGGAAAGGAAGTGTGGTTCGTATGATGAATAAGCTGAAATACGATACTTTACAAAACGGAGTCTATGTTCCTGATTATTCTACAAGCAATGATTTTATTTATAAGGAACAAATTCAGGCGGGTTATGTCAACTTGAAGAAGGATATTGGAAAATTCAGTATCCAGGCAGGGCTGCGGGGTGAATATACTTATACACAAGGGCATCAGCTTACCACAGACTCTTTAGTTAAAAGAAGTTATTTTAAATTATTTCCAAGTGTATTCCTGACGCAGGAAATAAATGAGAAAAACAGGGTGCAGTTGAGTTATAGCAAGCGGATAGAGCGTCCCAGCTATTGGGATATGAACCCTTTCCGGGTTTATATGGATCCGTTTTCTTATGAGGAAGGAAATCCTTATCTGAGCCCATCTATTGTGAATGCTTTTGAACTGAGCTATGGCTTTCGTTCCCGTTATTATACAACATTGACTTACAATTCCAGCACAGATGTAATCAGCAGCCTGGTGGGGGGAGATAGTAATCTTGCTTTCCAGCGGCCTGAGAACCTGGCAACTTTTAAAAATTATGGAATCAGTTTTACGGCGTCTGTAGATTTTACCAAATGGTGGTCAGGAACGCAGTTTGCTAATCTTTTCAGAAATGATTTTTCTATTGCAGCTCCCCAGGGAGAACAGCGTATTCAAGGGACAAGTTTTACATTTGATTCTCAAAATACTTTTAAACTGGGAAATGGCTGGAAGGCTGAGCTGAGCGGAATGTATAAATCGAAAGTAGTTTCGGGTGTGTTTACGACAAAGAGCTATTATATGGTCTCTGCGGGTGGCCAGAAAGACATCCTTAAGGACAGGGGGACACTTAAATTACTGGTCAATGATATTTTTCAGAGCAGACAAATTAAGCAAGCTGCTACGTATGGAAATATCTCAACTTACAGTCATAGCAGACCCGACAGCCGCGCTGTAGTGCTCTCTTTCAGTTACCGCTTTGGTGGAGATGGAACAGGTGGTAAACAACGAAGTACGGCCAGTGAAGACTTAAAAGGAAGGTTGAAATAA
- a CDS encoding PepSY-associated TM helix domain-containing protein, which produces MFKKINAWLHLWLGLASGIIVVVVSLTGCILVFEQEINNLLYPYLSVKPEAESKYLPPSQLAERLAKALPGKKAASIWYHGLDKSAHVTINSDSTVYMNPFSGEVLAVADHDAFFHFMDEGHRNFWMGRKVGKAVVGWGTFIFFLLLISGLILWYPKKWSKTNFNRSFKIKWDAKFKRLNYDLHNVLGFYSLLIAVILACTGLVMSFSWFSKSVYWLSGGSMAKRVKQQEIKILPPPDPIVYSSDKVWYKVRKEIAVHDKNAIIVSIPDHDDEAVYACTDMHNGSWRDLYFDPVTIEALPYSGKRLSDLAFADWLRKSNYALHVGAVGGLFTKIIAFITSLICASLPITGFYVWWGKRKKTKKNKITTA; this is translated from the coding sequence ATGTTCAAAAAAATCAATGCCTGGCTCCATTTGTGGCTGGGGCTTGCTTCAGGTATTATTGTAGTAGTTGTTAGTCTTACAGGCTGCATTTTAGTATTTGAGCAGGAAATAAATAACCTGCTGTATCCATATCTGAGCGTAAAACCGGAGGCGGAAAGTAAGTATCTCCCTCCTTCTCAGCTGGCTGAGCGTTTAGCTAAAGCATTGCCTGGAAAAAAAGCAGCGAGTATCTGGTATCATGGGTTAGATAAATCTGCACATGTAACTATTAATTCTGATTCTACGGTTTATATGAATCCTTTTAGTGGTGAAGTGCTGGCTGTAGCTGATCATGATGCTTTCTTTCATTTCATGGATGAGGGACACCGGAATTTTTGGATGGGAAGAAAAGTTGGTAAGGCCGTTGTTGGCTGGGGAACGTTCATTTTTTTTCTGCTGCTCATCAGCGGATTAATTTTATGGTATCCGAAAAAGTGGAGCAAAACGAATTTCAACAGGAGCTTTAAAATAAAGTGGGATGCAAAGTTCAAAAGACTCAACTATGATCTGCACAATGTACTGGGGTTTTATTCACTGTTAATTGCCGTTATACTGGCCTGTACGGGGCTTGTAATGAGTTTTTCCTGGTTCTCAAAGAGTGTTTACTGGTTGAGTGGCGGAAGTATGGCCAAAAGGGTTAAACAGCAGGAAATTAAAATATTGCCACCGCCAGATCCGATTGTTTACAGCTCGGATAAGGTCTGGTATAAAGTGAGAAAAGAGATCGCAGTCCACGATAAGAATGCCATTATAGTTTCTATTCCTGACCATGATGATGAGGCGGTTTATGCCTGTACAGATATGCACAATGGCAGCTGGAGAGATCTTTACTTTGATCCTGTCACGATAGAGGCATTGCCTTACTCAGGAAAAAGACTGTCTGATCTTGCATTTGCAGATTGGCTCCGCAAGTCTAACTATGCATTGCATGTTGGTGCTGTTGGTGGGCTGTTCACTAAAATTATAGCTTTTATAACCAGCCTGATCTGTGCTAGTTTACCAATCACAGGATTTTATGTGTGGTGGGGTAAAAGGAAAAAAACGAAAAAAAATAAAATAACAACCGCATGA
- a CDS encoding DUF4374 domain-containing protein produces MKKTTNFLITGMLGMAVLLGACSKDKTPDAPVDPGKPGRSKYVFVYTGKGDGAATYIVSTDDITKGGVSSTNNGVEVDAWSFIVQNNTVFAQAYNEQGLVRPFRLNEQGKIFEAGRAVTTFRTGVSGKVGNDFWVGGGDPRSSGVGELYRFDAINLQLSGRSTTDLKKITGTGFNAVWTGLFEVDNKIYLPYYKFKHTPGGRVYEGEYGSLDSTWVAVFSYPELKYEKTISDDRTGFIGDWSSQQGLKQIENGDTYAWSTASGDGEQRTSTKPSGIVRIKKGAEQFDKSYFFNVEAAVGSKICRGEYIGKGKFLMAVYTDAKATGGKIKMIIADVFNNTVTPVPGVPVHEFGGFKLIVYAEPDGKTINYVMEDSAGEYYVYIINADNGTVTRGVHIEGAAGVTAISKLTY; encoded by the coding sequence ATGAAGAAGACTACTAATTTTTTAATAACAGGTATGTTAGGAATGGCGGTACTATTAGGTGCTTGCAGCAAGGATAAAACTCCGGATGCTCCTGTAGATCCAGGGAAGCCAGGGCGTTCAAAATATGTATTTGTTTATACTGGGAAGGGTGATGGCGCTGCAACCTATATTGTAAGTACGGATGATATTACCAAAGGAGGTGTCTCATCAACTAATAATGGTGTAGAGGTAGATGCCTGGTCTTTTATCGTCCAGAATAATACAGTGTTTGCACAAGCTTATAATGAACAGGGATTGGTAAGGCCATTTCGTCTGAATGAACAGGGTAAAATATTTGAAGCCGGTAGAGCAGTAACGACCTTTCGCACCGGTGTATCTGGTAAAGTCGGTAATGATTTCTGGGTAGGTGGTGGTGATCCGCGTTCAAGTGGTGTTGGAGAATTATACCGTTTTGACGCGATCAATCTTCAACTTTCGGGAAGAAGTACAACAGATTTAAAGAAAATAACAGGAACAGGTTTCAATGCTGTATGGACAGGTTTATTTGAGGTAGATAATAAAATATATCTTCCTTACTATAAGTTTAAACATACTCCTGGTGGCCGGGTTTACGAAGGTGAATATGGTAGTTTAGACAGTACATGGGTGGCTGTTTTCAGTTATCCTGAGCTTAAATACGAAAAAACAATCTCTGATGACCGTACTGGTTTTATCGGAGACTGGAGCAGTCAGCAGGGCCTTAAGCAAATTGAGAACGGGGATACTTATGCCTGGTCTACTGCATCTGGTGATGGTGAACAAAGAACATCTACAAAACCGTCTGGTATTGTTCGTATCAAAAAAGGAGCAGAACAATTCGATAAATCTTATTTCTTTAATGTTGAAGCAGCAGTAGGATCAAAAATCTGCAGAGGTGAATATATCGGTAAAGGTAAATTCCTGATGGCGGTTTATACTGATGCCAAAGCAACTGGTGGAAAAATCAAGATGATTATTGCTGATGTATTTAACAATACGGTTACCCCGGTTCCAGGAGTTCCTGTACATGAATTTGGTGGATTTAAGTTAATCGTATATGCTGAACCAGATGGTAAAACAATCAACTACGTAATGGAGGACAGTGCAGGTGAATACTATGTATACATTATTAATGCAGACAATGGAACTGTAACAAGAGGTGTTCATATTGAAGGTGCAGCTGGCGTAACTGCTATCTCGAAATTAACGTATTAA
- a CDS encoding RNA polymerase sigma-70 factor, protein MSEQSPDNLKNQLRIDETSFFHLYERYWKKLYQLGYKYLGDAYRAEGVVQEVFTSIWQRKDSLLLSEDTIENYLVRAVRFRISRIYSDEVRKAKKMDELLLRQTVSDNNHTEQEVLYRFLREDIDKLVNCLPERCKAVYVLSREKGLNNQEIAGNLLISEKTVENQLTKALKFIRKGLDKYPLS, encoded by the coding sequence GTGTCTGAACAATCACCGGATAATTTAAAGAATCAGCTTAGGATTGATGAAACGTCTTTTTTTCATCTTTATGAACGCTATTGGAAAAAGTTATATCAACTGGGCTATAAATATCTGGGAGATGCTTATCGCGCAGAAGGTGTGGTACAAGAGGTTTTTACGTCTATTTGGCAGCGTAAGGATAGTTTGTTGCTGAGTGAAGATACGATAGAAAATTATTTAGTCCGTGCGGTACGTTTCCGGATCAGCCGGATTTATAGTGATGAAGTCCGTAAAGCAAAGAAGATGGATGAATTGCTGCTGAGACAAACAGTGAGTGATAACAACCATACGGAGCAGGAAGTGCTGTACCGGTTTTTAAGGGAGGATATTGATAAGTTAGTCAATTGTCTTCCTGAGCGCTGTAAAGCGGTATATGTATTAAGCAGAGAAAAGGGACTGAATAACCAGGAAATTGCAGGTAATCTGCTGATCTCTGAAAAAACAGTCGAAAACCAATTGACAAAAGCGCTGAAGTTTATCCGTAAGGGACTCGATAAGTATCCATTATCTTAA
- a CDS encoding zinc ribbon domain-containing protein — protein sequence MEQTVEQKLKALYELQTLHTKIDKIRQIRGELPMEVADLEDEVAGLDTRIQKFKAELDETEDAIVTRKNMIKESQALIKKYDTQLKEVKNNREYDALTKEVEIQSLEIQVCEKKIREYGFDISSKTEVYEKALADQESRKKDLEIKRGELQTITSETEKDEQVLNKKAEKAESVIEERLLIAYRRLRGNANNGLAVVTIDRDSCSGCFNQIPPQRQLDIRQRKKIIVCEHCGRILVDEALTLENVPA from the coding sequence ATGGAACAAACTGTAGAGCAAAAGCTGAAAGCTTTATACGAATTACAAACCCTTCATACAAAAATTGATAAAATACGTCAGATTCGTGGTGAATTGCCAATGGAAGTGGCTGATTTAGAAGATGAGGTAGCGGGATTGGATACACGTATACAAAAATTCAAAGCTGAATTGGATGAAACCGAAGATGCTATTGTAACACGTAAAAATATGATCAAAGAATCTCAGGCTTTGATTAAAAAATATGATACTCAGTTAAAAGAGGTAAAAAATAATCGTGAGTATGATGCTTTAACAAAAGAAGTAGAGATCCAGTCTCTTGAAATTCAGGTTTGTGAAAAGAAAATCAGAGAATATGGATTTGATATCTCTTCTAAAACTGAAGTTTATGAGAAAGCTTTAGCTGATCAGGAGTCAAGAAAGAAAGACTTAGAGATCAAAAGAGGAGAATTACAAACAATTACATCTGAGACTGAAAAAGACGAGCAGGTTTTAAATAAAAAAGCCGAGAAAGCTGAGTCTGTAATTGAAGAAAGATTATTAATTGCTTACAGAAGATTAAGAGGAAATGCAAACAATGGTCTTGCTGTGGTAACTATTGACCGTGATTCTTGTTCAGGATGTTTCAATCAGATCCCACCTCAACGTCAGCTGGATATTCGTCAGCGTAAAAAAATCATCGTATGTGAGCATTGCGGAAGAATTTTAGTTGATGAAGCCTTAACATTAGAAAACGTACCAGCATAA
- a CDS encoding tetratricopeptide repeat protein encodes MPAKRKFILLFRYCLFPLFLILPGTVHANFDFNANCLKAYQLIFELKINAAKQLIAAEKSAHPKNSIVPLLENYADYFYLITVESKQDFDRLKDEKSRRLSQIEDDDDKSPYYLYAQAEVNLQWALLRSRYGEYFTAAREIKKANSLLQENSKKFPGFHLNGKGLGLINVFLGNLPDGTLKSMLSTFGVKGDVQKGLLMLDKLAQNLPRSAFEPFYEEVVFYYSYVLSDVIHSPDAYAKTMKYTARISDSSLLKAYLQAYVCARNGHNEEAIAILAKRPAGEGYQAFPYLELLMGTAKLNKLDYSASVNFKRFLQLNKGVNYIKDANLHLSWVALLNGDTGAYRGYIAKVKSAGYTYAEKDKQAMNEAGAPAPDKGLLKSRLLFDGGYYTKALEILSGENASDYQAIKDKVEFYYRMGRIYDALDKDDSALQHYQNAVNYGKNLKYYYAATSALNMGKIYAKKKNDARAKAYFNLAINMKNHEYENSIETQAKDGLKKLSN; translated from the coding sequence ATGCCCGCCAAAAGGAAATTCATCCTCCTGTTTAGATACTGCCTTTTTCCCCTGTTTTTAATCCTTCCCGGCACAGTTCACGCTAATTTTGATTTTAATGCCAATTGTTTAAAAGCTTATCAGTTAATATTTGAGCTTAAAATTAACGCAGCGAAGCAACTGATTGCAGCCGAAAAAAGTGCACACCCTAAAAATTCTATAGTACCCTTATTAGAAAATTATGCGGATTATTTTTACCTGATTACAGTAGAAAGTAAACAGGATTTTGACAGGTTAAAAGACGAAAAATCCCGCAGGCTTAGTCAGATTGAGGATGACGATGATAAATCTCCTTATTACCTGTATGCGCAGGCAGAGGTTAATTTGCAGTGGGCATTATTAAGAAGCCGCTATGGAGAATATTTTACAGCTGCCAGAGAAATCAAGAAAGCAAACAGCCTTTTGCAGGAAAATAGTAAGAAATTTCCGGGCTTTCATTTGAATGGTAAAGGGTTAGGGTTAATCAATGTGTTTTTGGGAAATCTTCCTGATGGTACGCTGAAGAGTATGCTTTCCACTTTCGGCGTCAAAGGTGATGTACAAAAGGGACTATTGATGTTGGATAAGCTTGCCCAAAACCTTCCCCGTTCTGCGTTTGAGCCATTTTACGAAGAAGTAGTCTTTTATTATTCTTATGTTTTATCTGATGTGATCCATTCTCCGGATGCTTATGCTAAAACTATGAAATATACGGCCAGGATTTCTGACAGCAGTTTGCTGAAAGCTTATTTGCAGGCTTATGTTTGCGCACGAAATGGCCATAATGAGGAAGCAATAGCTATTTTGGCGAAGCGGCCTGCTGGTGAAGGTTACCAGGCATTTCCTTATCTCGAACTTTTAATGGGAACCGCAAAATTGAATAAACTGGATTATTCTGCTTCTGTTAATTTTAAAAGATTTTTGCAGCTTAATAAAGGCGTGAATTACATTAAAGACGCTAACCTTCACTTGTCATGGGTTGCTTTATTAAATGGTGATACAGGGGCTTATAGAGGCTATATTGCCAAAGTTAAAAGTGCAGGATACACCTACGCTGAAAAAGATAAGCAAGCGATGAATGAAGCTGGTGCTCCTGCTCCGGACAAAGGGTTATTAAAATCCAGGTTATTATTTGATGGCGGATACTATACTAAAGCGCTGGAGATATTATCAGGGGAGAATGCTTCGGACTATCAGGCTATCAAAGATAAAGTGGAGTTTTATTATCGCATGGGCAGAATTTACGATGCACTGGATAAAGATGATAGTGCTTTACAGCATTATCAGAATGCTGTAAATTACGGGAAAAATTTAAAGTATTATTATGCGGCGACTTCTGCTTTGAATATGGGTAAAATCTATGCAAAGAAAAAAAATGATGCCAGGGCTAAAGCTTACTTTAACCTGGCAATCAATATGAAAAATCATGAATATGAGAATAGTATTGAAACTCAGGCCAAAGATGGCCTGAAGAAACTGAGCAATTAA